In a single window of the Nicotiana tomentosiformis chromosome 10, ASM39032v3, whole genome shotgun sequence genome:
- the LOC104109351 gene encoding glutathione S-transferase U9-like codes for MAEENKVILHGTWGSLFVKRVELALKIKGIPYEYVEEDLSNKSPQLLKYNPVLKKVPVLVHNGKPVSESLVILEYIDETWKTGPRILPEDPYERAIVRFWANYIDQHLIASTAKLWKSSGEEQEKAQEEVLEKIRIVEEGNPEIHGNELGILQILLVTTFGSHKAYEEVLGVKILVPENTPLLYSCVTSLNELTLVKQICSPHDMLVSKLKIYRQNALKSTTR; via the exons ATGGCTGAGGAAAACAAAGTAATTCTACATGGAACATGGGGTAGCCTTTTTGTTAAGAGAGTAGAACTGGCTCTCAAAATCAAAGGCATACCTTATGAGTATGTTGAAGAAGATTTGAGCAACAAGAGTCCCCAGCTGCTCAAGTACAATCCTGTTCTCAAGAAGGTCCCTGTACTTGTTCACAATGGTAAACCTGTTTCAGAGTCGCTCGTCATTCTTGAATACATCGATGAAACCTGGAAGACCGGACCTAGAATCTTGCCAGAAGATCCCTATGAAAGAGCCATAGTTCGTTTCTGGGCTAATTACATTGATCAG CATCTTATAGCCAGCACGGCTAAGCTGTGGAAGTCAAGTGGAGAAGAACAAGAGAAGGCTCAAGaggaagtgttggaaaaaataagaATTGTGGAAGAGGGAAATCCTGAAATCCATGGAAATGAATTGGGGATCTTACAAATCTTGCTGGTTACAACATTTGGATCTCATAAAGCATATGAAGAGGTCCTTGGTGTGAAGATTTTGGTTCCAGAAAACACCCCACTACTTTATTCATGTGTCACAAGTTTAAACGAGTTGACACTGGTGAAACAAATTTGTTCTCCTCATGATATGCTTGTGTCAAAGCTCAAAATCTATAGGCAAAATGCCTTAAAATCCACCACCCGCTGA